CGGACAGGGCTTGCTCATACATGTCACGGATATCATGCTGGAGTTCACCCTTTTGGCTCAGGATGACGGAAATGCCACCTTTCAGATATTCATTGACATTATGATGCAGCTGTAGGGAGATATGTGTGAGATCCTGATTCTGATCCTCAACCTGATCCTGCTCCGGCAATTGCTTCCTGTGACTTAACTTTAGCAAGAAAACCAGATAATCATAACGATCTCGACAATGCCAGGTATGAAAAACTGTATTGAATAACTCACATGCAATGTTGGTCACAGCGTATTCAAACAATTGCAGGCTGCTCGTCGTATGTCTGGTGAAATGTTCTTCCAGTCGTACCAGAACAAGCTGAACTTCATCTTCGGCATGGAAGGGCAGATGATAGTGTTCCAACTTCTCGTTCAGAGCATCTTCAGTATAACGATTACCTTCAATCAACTGATTCAGCAGCCTGTCCTTAAGTGAAGGCAGGTGCTCGCGAAACGAGTTCATCGCCTGTTCATAAAACAAGGCTCTGCGGATATGCTCCTCAATGGAAAGTACCGTACTCTCCAGACATGCCGCCAGTTTTTCGATATCAAGCGGTTTTAATAAATACTCAACAACCCCATGTTTGGTCGCTTCTTTCGCATACTCGAACTCGGCATAACCGGTAAGCAAAATACAGGGCAGGTTGGGTCTAGCCGCCTTGATCTGCCGAATCAGCTCAAGTCCATTCATCACCGGCATTGAAATATCGGTAATCACGATATCTACGGTCTGTTCATCCAGAATGGATAAGGCCTGCATTCCGGAATATGCTTTGTGAATACGCTCAATCCGATAATCATCCCATGGAAATGAGATCTCAAGATCATCAATCACATAGGATTCATCGTCAACTAACAGAATCTGATGCATCTGCAATATCCTCCTTATGTATAGTAATGATGCACAGGGTACCTTCATATAAGATGGATTGAACGGACAAGCCCGACCGTTTGCCATATGTGAGTCTGATTCGCTGATTGACATTTCGAACTCCAGTTCCGATCTGTTCCTCTGGGCGGGTTAGTTCATCCATATGTTTGCAGATCAGTGACAGTCGCTCTTTGGGCATACCTACACCATTATCTGCAATAATGATACGGATGACCTCTTGGTCCTGCTCCGCGCGAATCGTAATTTGCCCTGAACCCATGGAGGGTTCAATCCCATGTTTGACCCCATTTTCAACGAGTGGCTGCAAAATCATACGAGGGATACGTACCGAGAGAAGCTCTTTGGGTACATCGATATCAAAAGTAATCGTTTTTTTTCGCATATGAATAATGGACATGTAATGATTCACAAAACGAAGCTCTTCACCCAGC
The window above is part of the Paenibacillus sp. 1781tsa1 genome. Proteins encoded here:
- a CDS encoding response regulator, with protein sequence MHQILLVDDESYVIDDLEISFPWDDYRIERIHKAYSGMQALSILDEQTVDIVITDISMPVMNGLELIRQIKAARPNLPCILLTGYAEFEYAKEATKHGVVEYLLKPLDIEKLAACLESTVLSIEEHIRRALFYEQAMNSFREHLPSLKDRLLNQLIEGNRYTEDALNEKLEHYHLPFHAEDEVQLVLVRLEEHFTRHTTSSLQLFEYAVTNIACELFNTVFHTWHCRDRYDYLVFLLKLSHRKQLPEQDQVEDQNQDLTHISLQLHHNVNEYLKGGISVILSQKGELQHDIRDMYEQALSALKKQVGNGTGYFLSLQESYRPVSIRSLHILYEPPTFNHLLETGQWEVFKERLHRIEAGYSTLPEQTEEHLDEIQIILLSAFHYIAHKNHALLSDLVGNEWVTRVPFRSVSQLTDWAENMLDRLRMKLEEQSLDEQHDVIHQIKTFVSTHLHSLSLQSIADHVSLHPVYVSKLFKQLQGISLSEYILSVKMDLALYLLNHSQDKVYEISDKLGYANSQYFIKVFRDKFGMTPQDYREQ